The following DNA comes from Flavobacterium sp. N3904.
GAGAATGGTACTATTGCCAACTTGGAAAAGCATATTGATTATACTAAAACAAACTGGTTGAATATTCACGGATTGAGCGATATTGATTTGCTTAAAGAGGTTGCAGACTATTTTAAAATCGATAATTTTATGCTTGCTGATATTCTAAATACCACCAGAAGAACCAAACTCGAGGAGGAACACGACGTTTTGTTTTTTAATATAAAATCAATGTTGCCTTCTGAAACTACAGATGATATAAGGGTTGAACAGATTAGTTTTTTGTTAAAGAAAGGAATCTTAATTTCTTTTCAAGAAAAAAGAAGTGATTTTTTTACCCACATTCGCGAGCGCATTCGAACCAATTCTGGAATTGTTCGAGCCAAAAAAGCTGATTATTTATTGTATATTCTGTTGGATGCAATTATTGGAAATTTTTATATAACCATTGAAAACGAGGAAGATAAAATTGAAGATTTAATAAATCTAACTAAAAGTAGTGCCGATCCTATTATTTTAGAAAAAATAGAAAAGCATAGGGATAATTTCAATTTCCTGAAACGTTCCATTATCCCGCTTAGGGACTCATTGTATGATATAAAAAGTATAAAAGAAGACGATGTGTTTAACGAAATCGATTCGGATAATTTTAGTTTTTTCAGTCGTTTGCATCAAAAATGTTTGGAACTTTTGGAACAAATAGAATCGGATATGGGATCTTTGGAAAGCGCATCTAATTTCTTTTTTGCAGCACAAACGCACAAGATGAATGAGATAATGAAAACACTGACCATTATCTCTGTTATATTTATACCGCTTACTTTTATTGTGGGAGTTTACGGGATGAATTTTGATATTATGCCTGAATTGAGATATCATAATGGTTATTATATGGTGATGGGGTTTATGTTTTTGGTGGTAATTGGGATGGTTTTTTATTTTAAAAAGCGAAACTGGTTCTGATTTATTATTATATACAGCAGTTTATTATTTAAAACTGATTTTGGTCATATTTAAAGGGAAATTAAATACATAATTTTGTACAAAACATGTTGGTGATTATATTTTAAAATTTTAAGTATGAATAAAGCTATATATATTGCAACTATAGAAGAAAATTGCGGTAAAACGATAATTACTTTAGGGTTGATGAGAACACTTTTGGGAAGAACAGCCAAAGTTGGTTATTTCAGGCCAATAATAGAAGATTATGAGGAAGGAAAAAAAGATACTCACATCGAAATGGTTATTTCTCATTTTGATTTAGATATCGATTATGACGATGCTTATGCTATTACCAAAAGTAAGTTAATCAAGAAAAAAAATAAAGGAAAACTGGGTGAGGTTGTCGATCTCATTATTGAAAAATACAAAAAATTAGAAGAGCGTTTTGACTTTGTTCTGGTTGAAGGTACTAGTTTTTCGGGCGAAGGCACGGTAATCGAGCTGGATATGAACGTACTTATCGCAAAAAATCTTGGGATACCAACGATAATTGTAGGTTCTGGAGAAGGAAAAACGTTGGATGAATTGGTCGATAATCTAAATTTGGCCTATAATTCATTTAAAGTGAAGGAGGTAGAAGTATTGGCAGTAATAGCCAATAAAGTGCAACCGGAAAATTTGGATTTGGTAACTTCAAGTCTTCAAAAAAGTTTGCCAAAATCAATAGTAATAAATTCAATTCCATTAATTTCTAGCTTGCATAATCCTACAATTCAAGAAATTGTTGAAGTTTTGGATGCCAAAATTTTATTTGGACATGAATATTTAAATAATCAAAGCGGGAGTTACAGTATTGGAGCAATGCAGTTGTGTAACTATTTGTTGCATCTAAAAGAAAATGGACTTATCATTACGCCTGGCGATAGAGCCGATATAATTCTTGGAGCATTACAAGCCAACGAATCTGCAAATTATCCATCGGTTTCGGGTATAGTTTTGACAGGTAATATCATACCGGAAGAAAGTATTTTAAAGCTGATAGAAGGTCTTTCTACCGTTGTGCCAATCATTACTGTTGAAGGCGGAACCTATCATATTGCCAATAAGATTGGAAATATTAAATCTAAAATTTATGCTGGTAATTTGCAGAAAATTGAGACTTCCATTAATACTTTCGACAAATATGTAGATTTGGATGCATTAACCAATAAATTCAATGCTTTTGAAGCAGAAGGCATGACTCCAAAAATGTTTCAGTACAACTTGGTTAAAAGAGCCAAAGAGCATAGAAAACATATTGTTTTGCCGGAAGGAAATGATGAAAGAATTATTATAGCTGCAGCGCGTCTACAAGCGATGGATGTGGTTGATATTTCGATTATTGGGAATAAAAAACAAATTGAAAATAAAGTTGCCGAGTTAGGTTTGGATTTTGACTTTTCGAAAGTGCCTATTATTAATCCAAAAGAATCTGAAAATTATGATGATTATGTAAATACGTATTATGAATTGCGTAAGGCTAAAAATGTAACACTCGGAATGGCCAAAGATTTACTGGAAGACGTTTCGTATTTTGGTACTATGATGGTCTATAAAGGACATGCTGACGGAATGGTTTCTGGAGCGGCGCACACTACACAGCACACTATTTTGCCTGCATTGCAGTTCATTAAAACCAAACCAAATTCTTCGGTAGTATCCTCTATATTTTTTATGTGTTTGGAAGACCGTGTTTCTATTTTTGGTGATTGTGCGATCAACCCAAATCCAACTGCAGAGCAATTGGCCGAAATCGCAATTTCATCAGCCGATTCCAGTATTGCTTTTGGAATAGAGCCCAAAATTGCGATGCTTTCCTATTCATCGGGTTCATCTGGAAAAGGAGATGAAGTAGATAAAGTGAGAGCAGCTACCGAAATAGTAAAACATAAACGTCCGGATCTTAAAATTGAAGGACCAATACAATATGATGCAGCCGTAGATTTAGAAGTTGGACAAAGCAAAATGCCAAATTCTGAAGTAGCGGGTCATGCAAGTGTTTTGATTTTTCCTGATTTAAATACAGGAAATAACACTTACAAAGCAGTGCAAAGAGAAACAGGAGCATTAGCCATCGGACCAATGTTACAAGGTTTGAATAAACCAGTAAACGATTTAAGTCGAGGTTGCACAGTAGATGATATTATTAACACCGTCGTGATTACGGCAATTCAAGCACAAGGACTATAATATGAAAATAGTAATAATAAATTCCGGGAGTTCCTCTATTAAATATCAAATGATTGATATGCCTTCCAATGAAGTAATTTGCAGCGGAATGATTGATAGAATTGGTTTGGAAACTTCAAACTTGAGTTATGTTACCAATTTAGTAAAAATTGAAGAATCATTGCCTATTGCCAATCATAAAATAGGATTGCAGAAAATTGCTCAATTATTGATGGATGAGCAAGTAGGTGTTATAAAAAGCACTAAGGAAGTTGAAGCTGTTGGACATCGTGTGGTTCATGGTGGAAGTACTTTCTCTAATACTGTTGTTATAAATGATGATGTAAAAAATGAAATTAAACATCTTTTCGAATTAGCGCCATTGCATAATCCGGCAAATTTTGAAGGTATAATTGTTGCCGAAGAAATTTTTGCCAATGCAAAACAGGTTGCTGTTTTTGATACTGCTTTTCATCAAACAATTCCCGTAGTTGCTCATAAATATGCAATTCCAAATTATCTTTTGACAGAAAATAAAGTTCGTGTTTACGGTTTTCATGGAACCAGTCATAAATATGTTTCGGAAAATGCTATTCAATTTTTGCAAGCCAATTCGGTAAATAAAACTTCAAATATTATTACAATACATCTAGGAAATGGTTGTAGTATGACCGCTATAAAAGACGGGAAAAGCATCGATACCACACTCGGATTTGGTCCAATGAATGGTTTGATTATGGGAACTCGTTCTGGAGATATCGATCAATCAGTCATTTTTTATCTGGTAAAAACTTTAGGATATACTGTAGATGAAGTAAATACTTTATTGCAAAAACAAAGCGGAATGCTTGGTCTTACAGGATATAGTGATTTAAGAGACATAGAAGCAAATGCCGAAAAAGGCAATGTAGATTGTCAATTGGCATTGGCAATGAATGCTTATCGAATTAAGAAATTTATAGGTTCGTATTCTGCAGCTTTAAATGGTTTGGATGCTATCGTTTTTACGGCAGGAATTGGAGAAAATTCATCCTACATCAGAAAATTGGTGTGTACCGATATGGAATATTTCGGATTGGAATTGGATCATTCCAAAAATGAAGTTCGTTCCAAAGAAATGAGAGAAATAAATACACCTGAATCAAAAACAAAAATTTTGGTTATCCCTACCAATGAAGAGATTGAAATAGCAAATCAGGTCTATGAATTGTTATTGAGTTAAAATTTAATTTTATTTTTTAAAAAGCTTCTGTATTCAGAGGCTTTTTTTTATGCAGTAAATTCAATAAATGTGTTTATATTTGAGGGTTAATCGTTTTATTTTGGATTCGAATTTTTAAAAAAAAAGTTCGAAATATAAATATAATTCCCTGTTTCTTTTTAAAAGTAATTTGCAGCTCCATATGAAAAATAATGTCTTTAGTTTAATTCTATTTTGTTTTATTTCATTCAATTCGTTAGGGCAAGGATTGTTGCCGTTTGTTGAAAATTACAGCAAATCCAATTATCAGGGAGATAATCAAATTTGGAGTCTGGCTCAAGGAAAAGATAACGCGATGTATTTTGCCAATAACCATTATTTATTGCGCTATGATGGCGTTAAATGGGAAAAAAACATGTTGCCCAATAAAACTATCATCCGTTCAATTATGGTTGAAGGCGATCGTATTTATTCAGGTTCTTATAAAGAATTTGGTTATTGGTATCGAAAGGATGGAGTAATGAAATACGTTTCTATATCAAATTCAGAGAGCGTTTTTAATGGTAAAGAAAATGAAGAAATTTGGAAAATTTTTAAATTTAATTCCAAAATTTATTTTCAATCTTTCAATGAAATTTTTGTTTATGATGGTACAAAAATCAAGAAACTGAAACTTCCATATCTTATATCCTATTGTTTTGTAATTGACAACCAGCTTTTGATAGCAACGGTCGAAAAAGGGGTTTATAAAATGGTTGGTTCACGTTTTATTCCCATAAAGGGGTGGAGTGTTTTAGAAAAAAAAGTAATCCATTCTATCGAAAAATTTGAAGATAAAACTTTTGTTTTCACTCAAAAAAACGGTGTTTTTATAGCACAAAAAGGAGTCCTCAAGCCTTGGAATTCTCCATTGAATGAAACCTTAAAAACAGCCATAATAAACGATGCACAGTTTATAAAAAACAATAAGCTTGTTATTGGAACCGCAAGTAAAGGCGCTTATGTATATAATCTAAAGGATAATACTTTTATAGATATTAATCGCAATAACGTTCTAGAGAATAATTCGGTATTGACAATTAACCAAGACAGGGAGAATAATTTGTGGTTAGGGCTTGATAATGGAATCGCGTTTGTTGAGGTAAATTCGAACATTACAATTTTCTATGATAATTCGGGGACTCTAGGTTCTGTTTATTCAGTTGCTGCTGCTGATAATGGTTATATAATGGCTTCTAACCATGGTGTTTTTAAATACGCAAACAATACTTTTTCATTGATTCCCAACACCCAAGGGCAAGCATGGAATATCAGTAAAATAAACAACAGTTATCTTATTGGACACAACGAAGGAAATTTACTGTATAAGAATGGTGTTTTTTCTAAGTTAAATAATATAAATGGCGGTTGGAATTTAACAAAAAGCAATGCAAATAACAGCTATTTGCAAGCAACATATAGCGGAATAGTGTTGTATACAGATCCTAACGATTTATCGATTTATAAGGTTATAGATGGGCTTTTAAAACCAATAAAACAAGTCGCCCAGAATACTAAAAATGAAATTTGGGCTGCAGATAATTATAGAGGATTGTATCGAATTATACTCAACGAAAAAAATGAAACCCAAAAAGTATATAACATCACTAATCTCAATAAAATTTCAAATGATTTTGGTGTAAAAATTTTTGAATTTCGAAATGATATCCTTTTCTTGATTGACAACACTTGGTATACTTATAATTCAATAACTGAAAAATTAGAAAAAAATGCATTGTTTAATGCCAATTTCAAGAACATTTCAGACATCGTTTCTATAGATGAAAACCATTTTTTGGTATACCAAAACGGGCTTTTATATCATATTTACGCCAATAAAAATAATTTTGTATGGAATGCCATTCAGGAGAAATATTATAAAGGCAAAATTATAAATGATAATTTGAGAATTTTTAAATCTGGAGACCACTATTTATTGAACCTGGACGATGGATTTATTTCACTCCAACTAAAGTTTGAAAACAAACACAAGAATATTTTGAAAGTGGAGGCTTTTAACAATGACGTTTTAGTTCAAAACCATTCCAAAATAAAATACAATTCCGAAATTAGAATTAACATTATTTCAGGAATTTATGGAATATCAAAGCCCAATTTGTTTTACAAACTTGATGATCTTAAGGATTTGATTCCTGTTGAAAATGGAACTGTGGTTTTGAATAATTTGAAAAGTGGATCCCATGAAATTAGTTTTTATTATCATGATGGGTTGCATTATAAACAGGCTGTTAGTTTTGAATTTAGCGTCAATAAGCCCTGGTATTTTTCTTTTTGGATGATTGCATTATATCTTGTTGTTATTGTTTTTTTCTTCTTTTTATATTACAAATGGAACAAAATGCGATATCTTCAAAAGTTGGCTTTACAAGAGGAAGAGCTGAAACACCAAAAAGAGATTTTAGAAATGGAACTCAAAGCCGAAAATGAATTGAACAGCCAGGAATATGAAAAACATATTTTGGAATTAAATTTGCAAACCAAGGCTTCTGAGGTGGCCGGCAAATCGCTTTCAATAGCAAAACAAAGCGAAATGATTGAGAATATTCAAAGGATTTTGGATTCTGAAACCGATTTTAATAAGCTTAAAAGCGAGATTAGAAAAGCCATAAAAATTAATGCAGTCAACAAGCATGAATGGGAAACTTTTGAAACCAATCTGAATCAAATCAATAATGAATTTATAAACAGTCTCTCCAAAAAATATCCTGCCTTAACGTCAAAGGATATTAAGCTTTGTATTTACTTAAAAATGAATCTTTCTTCGAAAGAAATTGCGCCTATGATGAATATTTCATTCAGAGGAGTCGAATTGCATCGATATAGACTGAGAAAAAAGTTGAACCTTTTGCAAGAAGAAAGCCTTTCTAAATTTTTATTAAATTTATAATATTCCTTCTTTTTATTTCGAATTATGTTATTTTATCTTAAATTATTACATAATTCCAATACATCATTACTACATCATACTGTAGTTTTGACTTTCTTTTTTACACTAATTTTTTGTTCAATTCATTGATATATCTTACTCTATTATTATGATGATGTAGTTATGTAGTAGCTCAATATTGCGTACTACAACGTTGTAATTGGCTAATTTAGCTTCATTGAATTTAACAAATCATTAATATATGAGAAATTTTGTATTTAGCTTTTTAGCACTAATTCTTCTTCCAGCCTATATGTCTGGACAAGAAATAAAAGGAAAAGTAATCGATAGTAAAGGAATTGGAATTCCAGGAGCTATAGTTGTGGCTACGGTTTCCAATATTTCTGCAGAAACCGATTTTGACGGACAATTTAGTATCAAAGCCAAAGTAGGTGAGGTATTAAACATTAGTATGTTGGGTTTTGATGCTGTTTCATTGGCAGCAACTTCAGAACCAATGAATGTCATTTTAAAAGATTCAAAAGAAAATGAATTAAAAGAGATTGTCGTTATTGGTTATGGTACCCGTAAAAAAGCGGATATTACAGGAGCGATTTCAAATGTATCTGGAGCTACTATTACAAAAGCAAAAGTGGCCAATGTGACGCAATCCATTCAAGGAAATGCTGCTGGGGCTCAAGTTATCGGAACTGATGTACCAGGAAGTTCACCTTCACTTATAATTAGAGGTATCGGAACATTTGGTGCTGACAGAACGCCATTGTATGTTGTAGATGGTATTCCTACCAAAAATATTTCTAATTTAAATCCCAACGACATTGCTACACTTGAGGTCATAAAAGATGCTTCTGCTTCTGGAATTTATGGTAACCAGGCTGCAAATGGTGTTGTAATTATTAGTACAAAAAGAGGTAAGGGAGATAAAACTACAATTACGTATGATGGATTTTATGGTGTAAAGACTACTTTGAAGAAAGTAAAAATGGCCGCTGCAAATCATTATGCTTATTATTCTGATGTGGCATTGCAGAACCCCACATTTTCTACAGATCAGTTGTATAACACCAATTGGTATGATGAAATTACACGAACTGGAAATTATTCATCCAATAATGTTTCGCTGTCAGGAAGTACCGAAAAAATTAATTATTTATTGAGTATTAATAATTATACCGAACAGGGAATTCTAAATGGATTGGACTATCAAAGATTTACGATTAGAAACAACAATGATTTTAAAGTTTCGGATAAGTTAAAAATAACCCAAACGTTGAGTATTGCCAATACCAATTCAGATCCAAAACCATTGTCGGCTTTTACGGCAGCCTACAAGCAATCTCCTATAGTTCCGGTGAAATATCCAAACGGACAATGGGGATGGCCAATTGTTGGGGCTGATGGTCAGGCTTCTACTACGGGATCTTTTTTCAATAATGTTGGAAATCCTGTTGCTCAGTTGGAATATTACACCGAGAAACAAAACAGTATGCTATTGCAGGGAAGTTTGGGTCTAGATTATCAAATTCTTGATTTTCTAAAATTCAATTCAAGTGTTGGTGTTGAGTATAATAATTTTAGATCATTTATTTATACTCCTTCCAGAAATCTGTGGCTGCTCGCTGATCCTTCAAGAACAGAAGCCGCTTATCCTTCTAGTTTGCCTATAAATGAATTGGCCAATACAACAAGTAATTACTTCAACTGGAATTTTGATAATTTCTTTACCTTTTCAAAGAAATTTGCCGACATACATGATGTAGAGGTAATGGTGGGTATGTCTGCCCAAGAGT
Coding sequences within:
- a CDS encoding SusC/RagA family TonB-linked outer membrane protein, giving the protein MRNFVFSFLALILLPAYMSGQEIKGKVIDSKGIGIPGAIVVATVSNISAETDFDGQFSIKAKVGEVLNISMLGFDAVSLAATSEPMNVILKDSKENELKEIVVIGYGTRKKADITGAISNVSGATITKAKVANVTQSIQGNAAGAQVIGTDVPGSSPSLIIRGIGTFGADRTPLYVVDGIPTKNISNLNPNDIATLEVIKDASASGIYGNQAANGVVIISTKRGKGDKTTITYDGFYGVKTTLKKVKMAAANHYAYYSDVALQNPTFSTDQLYNTNWYDEITRTGNYSSNNVSLSGSTEKINYLLSINNYTEQGILNGLDYQRFTIRNNNDFKVSDKLKITQTLSIANTNSDPKPLSAFTAAYKQSPIVPVKYPNGQWGWPIVGADGQASTTGSFFNNVGNPVAQLEYYTEKQNSMLLQGSLGLDYQILDFLKFNSSVGVEYNNFRSFIYTPSRNLWLLADPSRTEAAYPSSLPINELANTTSNYFNWNFDNFFTFSKKFADIHDVEVMVGMSAQEWGSIGKMTTNGRNVPENSNYWSLKLSSSPSFNVGSTEMSNQKDLIGYFGRLQYKLMDRYLFTGTLRRDGSSQFQTGYQWGTFPAFSVGWIISEEEFLKDSKTISFLKLRGGWGKVGNQNVPINDQTFVSGAGYSYDFGGSLYSGTTIGAFVDPTLGWEITEETSVGLDVKFLDNRLSGTFDWYNKITSNVILNVTPPLTVGTGSTPAHAGEITNKGFEIALRWEDNITDNLKYWVGGNYSNNKNEVSNIYNPLAIKQQGGNIDNGQYTKLLSEGEPLGSFYLYEVAGYDAAGNFTYYDANHNITSAPVEADRKFFGSSLPTYYYGINLGLQYKNIDFSVDGYGVGGNVVYNGKKAQRFGNENIEASVASDFWTPTNTGAPNPTPFNAVPISSNYYLESGDYFRINNITLGYTLDKLLNSSTSVRFYLTATNPFITQKFSGYTPELNNDGDPMGTQGIELNAYPAISSYLFGVNLKF
- the corA gene encoding magnesium/cobalt transporter CorA; its protein translation is MRKIKYKKGKRLQPFSLEYTGLHRNKEIEMQLFVYDDCTVSEYENGTIANLEKHIDYTKTNWLNIHGLSDIDLLKEVADYFKIDNFMLADILNTTRRTKLEEEHDVLFFNIKSMLPSETTDDIRVEQISFLLKKGILISFQEKRSDFFTHIRERIRTNSGIVRAKKADYLLYILLDAIIGNFYITIENEEDKIEDLINLTKSSADPIILEKIEKHRDNFNFLKRSIIPLRDSLYDIKSIKEDDVFNEIDSDNFSFFSRLHQKCLELLEQIESDMGSLESASNFFFAAQTHKMNEIMKTLTIISVIFIPLTFIVGVYGMNFDIMPELRYHNGYYMVMGFMFLVVIGMVFYFKKRNWF
- the pta gene encoding phosphate acetyltransferase, with the protein product MNKAIYIATIEENCGKTIITLGLMRTLLGRTAKVGYFRPIIEDYEEGKKDTHIEMVISHFDLDIDYDDAYAITKSKLIKKKNKGKLGEVVDLIIEKYKKLEERFDFVLVEGTSFSGEGTVIELDMNVLIAKNLGIPTIIVGSGEGKTLDELVDNLNLAYNSFKVKEVEVLAVIANKVQPENLDLVTSSLQKSLPKSIVINSIPLISSLHNPTIQEIVEVLDAKILFGHEYLNNQSGSYSIGAMQLCNYLLHLKENGLIITPGDRADIILGALQANESANYPSVSGIVLTGNIIPEESILKLIEGLSTVVPIITVEGGTYHIANKIGNIKSKIYAGNLQKIETSINTFDKYVDLDALTNKFNAFEAEGMTPKMFQYNLVKRAKEHRKHIVLPEGNDERIIIAAARLQAMDVVDISIIGNKKQIENKVAELGLDFDFSKVPIINPKESENYDDYVNTYYELRKAKNVTLGMAKDLLEDVSYFGTMMVYKGHADGMVSGAAHTTQHTILPALQFIKTKPNSSVVSSIFFMCLEDRVSIFGDCAINPNPTAEQLAEIAISSADSSIAFGIEPKIAMLSYSSGSSGKGDEVDKVRAATEIVKHKRPDLKIEGPIQYDAAVDLEVGQSKMPNSEVAGHASVLIFPDLNTGNNTYKAVQRETGALAIGPMLQGLNKPVNDLSRGCTVDDIINTVVITAIQAQGL
- a CDS encoding histidine kinase → MKNNVFSLILFCFISFNSLGQGLLPFVENYSKSNYQGDNQIWSLAQGKDNAMYFANNHYLLRYDGVKWEKNMLPNKTIIRSIMVEGDRIYSGSYKEFGYWYRKDGVMKYVSISNSESVFNGKENEEIWKIFKFNSKIYFQSFNEIFVYDGTKIKKLKLPYLISYCFVIDNQLLIATVEKGVYKMVGSRFIPIKGWSVLEKKVIHSIEKFEDKTFVFTQKNGVFIAQKGVLKPWNSPLNETLKTAIINDAQFIKNNKLVIGTASKGAYVYNLKDNTFIDINRNNVLENNSVLTINQDRENNLWLGLDNGIAFVEVNSNITIFYDNSGTLGSVYSVAAADNGYIMASNHGVFKYANNTFSLIPNTQGQAWNISKINNSYLIGHNEGNLLYKNGVFSKLNNINGGWNLTKSNANNSYLQATYSGIVLYTDPNDLSIYKVIDGLLKPIKQVAQNTKNEIWAADNYRGLYRIILNEKNETQKVYNITNLNKISNDFGVKIFEFRNDILFLIDNTWYTYNSITEKLEKNALFNANFKNISDIVSIDENHFLVYQNGLLYHIYANKNNFVWNAIQEKYYKGKIINDNLRIFKSGDHYLLNLDDGFISLQLKFENKHKNILKVEAFNNDVLVQNHSKIKYNSEIRINIISGIYGISKPNLFYKLDDLKDLIPVENGTVVLNNLKSGSHEISFYYHDGLHYKQAVSFEFSVNKPWYFSFWMIALYLVVIVFFFFLYYKWNKMRYLQKLALQEEELKHQKEILEMELKAENELNSQEYEKHILELNLQTKASEVAGKSLSIAKQSEMIENIQRILDSETDFNKLKSEIRKAIKINAVNKHEWETFETNLNQINNEFINSLSKKYPALTSKDIKLCIYLKMNLSSKEIAPMMNISFRGVELHRYRLRKKLNLLQEESLSKFLLNL
- a CDS encoding acetate/propionate family kinase, producing MKIVIINSGSSSIKYQMIDMPSNEVICSGMIDRIGLETSNLSYVTNLVKIEESLPIANHKIGLQKIAQLLMDEQVGVIKSTKEVEAVGHRVVHGGSTFSNTVVINDDVKNEIKHLFELAPLHNPANFEGIIVAEEIFANAKQVAVFDTAFHQTIPVVAHKYAIPNYLLTENKVRVYGFHGTSHKYVSENAIQFLQANSVNKTSNIITIHLGNGCSMTAIKDGKSIDTTLGFGPMNGLIMGTRSGDIDQSVIFYLVKTLGYTVDEVNTLLQKQSGMLGLTGYSDLRDIEANAEKGNVDCQLALAMNAYRIKKFIGSYSAALNGLDAIVFTAGIGENSSYIRKLVCTDMEYFGLELDHSKNEVRSKEMREINTPESKTKILVIPTNEEIEIANQVYELLLS